Proteins found in one Thalassomonas actiniarum genomic segment:
- a CDS encoding CRTAC1 family protein, whose translation MMTTLSKLLAVSIVLTLAACGGSGSGSANNSSADAGVDETPASATPGKLFTDITAATGINYLQGYQQAGNLTAMEKFCGGVASGDFDNDGLTDLFIVRGDIGAHLLYKNLGNNQFDEVAASVGISIENHLGCGPAFADIDGDNDLDLFIGGIKGNRNFLLENKQDENGRIYFEDISDLSGLADTAADNTISASFGDYDKDGLVDLFITHWGTPASTEKQHLWRNTGNNVFVDVTQDSGLAGHIIQTPTGNAMLGPDHDYTFAGTFADINNDSYPDLLLVADFGTSQVFINDRNGGFDNATSSVIKDENGMGSAVGDIDNDGDLDWFVSAIFSYDSPGNRLYLNQSLNQSEQGDNSNIFTDASNALGLEQGDWGWASCFADFNSDGFLDIFHVNGWDESLFDFDFANDKSRLFLSDRSGLAGNDHQLKFVESAFASGITDRQQGRGIVCFDSDRDGDIDIFVVNNDDNSAILYRNNSDSSRNTLTLTLEGLSPNTQAAGARITLNAGDLELTREISLGSNFISQNPVEQYFGLAENTQIDQIRVDWPNGRISLENNIQANQHYRISHPDN comes from the coding sequence ATGATGACCACATTATCGAAATTACTAGCTGTTTCGATAGTGCTTACCCTGGCCGCCTGTGGCGGCTCGGGGTCTGGCTCTGCAAACAACAGCTCTGCTGATGCCGGTGTCGATGAAACACCGGCATCAGCGACACCCGGTAAGTTATTCACGGACATCACCGCCGCCACAGGGATAAATTACCTGCAGGGTTACCAACAAGCCGGTAACCTGACGGCCATGGAAAAATTCTGCGGCGGCGTCGCCTCCGGCGATTTTGACAACGACGGCCTGACCGACCTGTTCATTGTCCGCGGCGATATCGGGGCGCACCTGCTCTATAAAAACCTGGGCAATAACCAGTTCGATGAGGTTGCCGCCAGTGTCGGCATCAGCATTGAAAATCATCTGGGTTGCGGCCCGGCATTTGCCGATATTGACGGCGATAATGATCTCGATCTTTTTATCGGCGGCATCAAGGGCAACCGGAATTTTCTGCTGGAAAATAAACAGGATGAAAATGGCCGGATTTATTTTGAAGATATTTCCGATCTCTCGGGCTTAGCAGACACCGCCGCCGACAATACCATTTCCGCCTCCTTCGGCGACTATGATAAAGACGGCCTGGTGGATTTGTTTATCACCCACTGGGGTACTCCTGCCAGCACGGAAAAACAGCACTTGTGGCGCAATACCGGCAACAATGTTTTTGTTGATGTCACCCAAGACTCGGGCCTGGCCGGGCATATCATTCAGACTCCTACCGGCAATGCCATGTTGGGACCGGATCATGATTATACTTTTGCCGGCACCTTTGCCGATATCAACAACGACAGTTATCCCGACTTGCTGCTGGTGGCCGACTTTGGCACCAGCCAGGTATTTATCAATGACCGCAACGGCGGCTTCGATAATGCCACCAGCTCAGTGATCAAAGATGAAAACGGCATGGGCTCAGCCGTCGGGGATATCGACAATGACGGTGACCTGGACTGGTTTGTCAGTGCCATTTTTAGCTATGACTCTCCCGGCAACCGGCTTTACCTGAACCAGAGTCTGAACCAAAGCGAACAGGGAGATAACAGCAACATCTTTACCGATGCCAGCAATGCCTTAGGGCTGGAACAGGGAGACTGGGGCTGGGCATCCTGTTTTGCCGATTTTAACAGCGACGGTTTCCTCGATATCTTCCATGTCAACGGCTGGGACGAGAGCCTGTTTGATTTTGACTTTGCCAATGATAAATCACGGTTATTTCTCTCGGATCGCAGCGGGCTGGCAGGCAATGATCACCAGCTGAAATTTGTCGAAAGCGCCTTTGCCTCCGGGATCACAGACCGGCAACAAGGACGCGGCATAGTCTGTTTTGATTCCGACCGGGACGGGGATATCGATATTTTTGTCGTCAACAACGATGATAACAGCGCCATCCTGTACCGTAATAATTCGGACAGCAGCCGTAATACCCTGACACTGACCTTAGAGGGATTAAGCCCGAACACCCAGGCGGCAGGCGCCAGGATCACCCTCAATGCCGGTGATCTGGAACTCACCCGGGAAATCAGCCTGGGCAGCAACTTTATCTCGCAAAATCCGGTGGAGCAATATTTTGGCTTAGCTGAAAACACGCAAATCGACCAGATCCGCGTGGACTGGCCCAATGGGCGCATTTCACTGGAAAACAATATCCAGGCGAACCAGCATTACCGGATTTCGCACCCGGATAATTAA
- a CDS encoding TonB-dependent receptor — translation MSKHSTSQAFNKKSFLSKAIRCALITGVCTTPALVHAAEAETDQAREIEVIQVTAERRVGNLQTTPIAVTAMSQEALTEHNIADVTDLTGYVPSLVVSGQEDQSDIKVYIRGVGTNNPTETGDQGVGVYVDGVYAARAQGALALMYDLEGIQVLRGPQGTLFGRNNTGGALLLETKKPGDEFEGDFQMTFGNYNRQQISGGVTIPVTDNLSFRLAGYLDRDDGWVNAIDTDPRGSEHNYSGLEIGRVADTNTKLNNTDVRSARLTGLWNISEDLTWTASFETFSDQGNHGILLNPVLVEQDNFDAFIDSPVSLDLTSDVWRSTLSYDITDGINVEYIVGHSQLDRHQVVDQDAGVISRFQEGRTEYQYSDATSHELKIQNTDNGPLSWTTGLYYFEEETNIRFDFDGQGSWLQGGNTFIQPARGAESKAAFLQLGYQLTDELTLTAGVRYTDDLKYDRGGRNIQDCNNEFIRPTLGGSQLSVFEDFLNNSTGMEGADGLDDYTGLERTRNQCAATLRNDIEDESSKTTYLLRADYQMKDHLIYASVGTGYRAGVIQDGGESTKPENSTSYEIGSKSDINTEYGDVRINLAAFFIDYEDLIRSGFDEDKNQIVNSNVAAAEIKGVEAEITWLFGDGGRLDFAGSYLDASYTDYISDNGGDNPGNELITEGPQAGLYDLSGNTLPQSPELQFSANLSWAFSTDHGDYIPRLNVRYVDDIYFTDQNQVSSAINNTINDVQQTGTYFGDDAAGQEAHTKMNLGMKFYPAEGDWSLDFYVNNVTDKMTRSSVSFDNGTAAGNPGRYAAPRTFGVRFNTSF, via the coding sequence ATGAGTAAGCATTCAACAAGCCAGGCTTTCAATAAAAAAAGTTTTTTATCTAAAGCCATCCGCTGCGCCTTAATCACAGGTGTTTGCACGACACCGGCACTTGTCCACGCCGCCGAAGCAGAGACAGACCAGGCCCGTGAAATAGAAGTGATCCAAGTCACCGCCGAGCGCCGGGTGGGCAATCTGCAGACCACGCCGATTGCCGTAACCGCCATGAGCCAGGAAGCCTTAACCGAGCATAATATTGCCGATGTCACCGATCTGACCGGTTACGTACCCAGCCTGGTGGTGTCCGGCCAGGAAGATCAGTCGGATATTAAAGTTTATATCCGCGGTGTCGGCACCAATAACCCGACGGAAACCGGCGACCAGGGGGTCGGGGTTTATGTCGACGGCGTCTATGCCGCCCGTGCCCAGGGAGCGCTGGCATTGATGTATGATCTTGAAGGCATCCAGGTCTTACGCGGTCCGCAAGGCACCCTGTTTGGCCGCAACAATACCGGCGGCGCCCTGCTTTTGGAAACGAAAAAGCCCGGCGACGAGTTCGAAGGGGATTTCCAGATGACCTTCGGCAATTATAACCGCCAGCAAATTTCCGGCGGTGTCACCATCCCGGTAACCGATAATTTATCATTCCGCCTTGCCGGTTACCTCGATCGGGACGACGGCTGGGTCAATGCCATAGACACAGATCCCAGGGGCAGCGAGCACAATTACAGCGGTTTAGAGATAGGCCGGGTTGCCGATACCAATACCAAACTCAACAATACCGATGTCCGTTCGGCGCGCCTGACCGGTTTATGGAACATCAGCGAAGATTTAACCTGGACCGCCTCCTTTGAAACCTTTTCCGACCAGGGCAACCACGGTATCCTGTTAAATCCGGTACTGGTGGAACAGGATAACTTCGACGCCTTTATCGACTCGCCGGTATCCCTGGATTTAACCTCTGATGTCTGGCGCTCGACCCTGAGCTACGACATCACAGATGGCATCAATGTCGAGTATATTGTCGGTCACAGCCAGCTTGACCGCCACCAGGTAGTGGATCAGGACGCCGGGGTGATCTCCCGCTTCCAGGAAGGCCGTACCGAATACCAGTACTCGGATGCCACCAGCCACGAACTCAAAATTCAAAATACCGACAATGGTCCGCTAAGCTGGACCACGGGCTTATATTATTTTGAAGAAGAAACCAATATCCGCTTCGACTTCGACGGCCAGGGCTCCTGGTTGCAGGGGGGCAACACCTTTATCCAGCCCGCGCGTGGCGCGGAATCCAAAGCAGCTTTCCTGCAACTGGGTTATCAGCTGACCGATGAACTGACGTTAACCGCCGGTGTGCGTTATACCGATGATTTAAAATATGACCGCGGTGGCCGCAATATCCAGGATTGTAATAACGAATTTATCCGTCCGACCTTAGGCGGCAGCCAGTTATCGGTATTTGAAGATTTTCTTAACAACAGCACAGGTATGGAAGGGGCCGACGGCCTGGACGACTACACAGGCCTGGAGCGTACCCGCAACCAGTGTGCCGCCACGTTGCGCAATGATATCGAAGATGAGTCCAGCAAAACCACCTATTTGCTGCGCGCCGATTATCAAATGAAAGATCACTTGATTTATGCCAGTGTCGGCACCGGCTACCGCGCCGGGGTGATCCAGGACGGCGGCGAGTCCACCAAACCGGAAAACAGCACCAGCTATGAAATCGGCTCCAAGTCGGATATCAACACTGAATATGGCGATGTGCGCATCAACCTGGCGGCCTTTTTTATCGACTACGAAGACCTGATCCGCTCTGGCTTTGATGAAGACAAAAACCAGATAGTGAACTCCAATGTTGCCGCCGCCGAAATCAAAGGGGTTGAAGCAGAAATCACCTGGTTATTCGGTGACGGCGGACGCCTGGACTTTGCCGGCTCATACTTAGATGCCAGCTATACCGACTATATCTCAGACAACGGCGGCGATAACCCGGGCAATGAACTTATCACCGAAGGACCCCAGGCGGGCTTATACGACTTAAGCGGCAATACCCTGCCCCAGTCGCCTGAGCTGCAGTTCAGCGCCAACCTGAGCTGGGCCTTCAGTACGGATCACGGCGATTATATCCCAAGGTTGAATGTCCGTTATGTCGATGACATCTACTTTACCGATCAAAACCAGGTATCTTCCGCCATCAACAATACCATCAACGATGTTCAGCAAACCGGTACCTACTTCGGCGATGATGCCGCCGGCCAGGAAGCCCATACCAAGATGAACCTGGGCATGAAATTCTATCCGGCAGAAGGCGACTGGTCACTGGACTTCTATGTCAACAATGTCACCGACAAGATGACCCGCTCCAGCGTGTCCTTCGATAACGGTACCGCCGCCGGTAACCCCGGCCGTTACGCCGCGCCGAGAACCTTTGGCGTGCGCTTCAATACTTCTTTCTAA
- a CDS encoding sugar MFS transporter: MAGTFSPDEVRLDGNTSNQGQDDQRTGYAFALVSLTSLFFIWGFLTSLNDILIPHLKNVFSLNYTQAMLIQFCFFGAYFIVSLPAGRLVRKIGYQKGIVFGLIIAGIGCLAFYPAAALQAYPVFLGALFIMASGITLLQVSANPYVTALGSSKTASGRLTMTQAFNSLGTTVAPLFGAVLILTAATTGLEQLSEAQFKAQEAQAVQGPYLMLAFSLMLLAFIFSRLNLPVIASHQQQSAQEKNLPGIWSHRHLMLGAIAIFVYVGAEVSIGSFLINFLGEENIAGMAEAEAAALIAYYWGGAMVGRFIGAIIMQKVAAGKLLALNALLATAMVVIAMSLSGNIAMYAILLVGLFNSIMFPTIFSLALRGLKHHTSQGSGILCLAIVGGAIVPLLQGILADNIGIQLSFILPLLCYLYIGYYGLFGSKSKSS, encoded by the coding sequence ATGGCCGGCACATTTTCACCCGATGAGGTCAGACTCGACGGCAATACCTCAAACCAGGGGCAGGATGATCAGCGCACGGGATATGCCTTTGCCCTGGTATCATTAACCAGTTTATTTTTTATCTGGGGTTTCTTAACCAGCTTAAACGATATTCTTATCCCCCATTTAAAAAATGTTTTTTCACTAAACTATACCCAGGCGATGCTGATCCAGTTTTGCTTTTTCGGCGCCTATTTTATTGTTTCGCTGCCGGCAGGCCGCCTGGTGCGTAAAATCGGTTATCAAAAAGGCATAGTGTTCGGCTTGATAATCGCCGGTATCGGTTGCCTGGCGTTTTACCCGGCGGCGGCGTTGCAGGCCTACCCGGTATTTCTCGGCGCCTTGTTTATTATGGCCTCGGGCATCACCCTGTTGCAGGTTTCCGCCAACCCGTATGTCACCGCCCTGGGCAGCAGTAAAACCGCCTCCGGCCGGCTGACCATGACCCAGGCATTTAATTCTTTGGGCACCACAGTTGCCCCGCTATTCGGCGCGGTGCTGATTTTAACGGCTGCGACCACAGGACTGGAGCAACTGAGCGAGGCCCAGTTTAAGGCACAGGAAGCGCAGGCAGTGCAAGGCCCTTATCTGATGCTGGCTTTTAGCCTGATGCTGCTGGCTTTTATTTTTTCCCGGTTGAACTTGCCGGTGATCGCCAGCCACCAGCAACAAAGCGCACAGGAGAAAAACCTGCCGGGTATCTGGTCTCACCGCCATTTGATGCTGGGGGCGATCGCCATCTTTGTTTATGTCGGTGCAGAAGTCTCTATCGGCAGCTTTTTGATCAACTTCCTCGGCGAAGAAAATATCGCCGGCATGGCAGAAGCCGAAGCGGCGGCCTTAATCGCCTATTACTGGGGCGGCGCTATGGTCGGGCGTTTTATCGGCGCTATCATCATGCAAAAAGTTGCTGCCGGTAAGCTGCTGGCCCTAAATGCCCTGCTGGCAACCGCCATGGTGGTTATCGCCATGAGCCTGTCCGGCAATATCGCCATGTATGCCATTTTGCTGGTGGGATTATTTAACTCCATCATGTTCCCCACCATCTTCAGCCTGGCATTAAGGGGGTTAAAACACCACACCAGCCAGGGTTCGGGCATCTTATGCCTGGCGATTGTCGGCGGGGCGATAGTGCCGCTGCTGCAAGGCATACTGGCGGATAATATCGGCATCCAGCTGTCCTTTATCCTGCCGCTGCTTTGTTACCTCTATATCGGCTATTACGGCCTGTTCGGCTCGAAAAGCAAAAGCAGCTGA